The Takifugu flavidus isolate HTHZ2018 chromosome 17, ASM371156v2, whole genome shotgun sequence genome contains a region encoding:
- the LOC130514167 gene encoding protein adenylyltransferase SelO-like isoform X1 has translation MEMCSLQTVALIAAVAAASFAPVCPQFCPSVDQNCQGTTSDYVRSRSETSVSPLIQDLDQFQVSSKKLMEAFPIDPVDGNFVRTVKNCVFSRSLPTPLKGPLRLAAVSTDVIEGILNLDVAAARSEEFLRYASGGALMVGSEPLAHRYGGHQFGYWAGQLGDGRAHTLGQFTNRNGEVWELQLKGSGKTPYSRSGDGRAVVRSSVREFLCSEAMHFLGVPTSRAASLIVSDEPVLRDQFYDGNVKAERGAVVLRVARSWFRIGSLEILSESGEFGLLRELMDFVIDEHFPSISSDDPDKYLVFYSTVVNETAHLIARWTSVGFAHGVCNTDNFSLLSVTIDYGPFGFVESYDPSFVPNASDDEGRYSIGAQAGVGHFNLGKLLAALRPVLTGEQQEEAQSVLNGYADVYQRRILQLFRAKLGLLGEEEDDGFLIALLLKVRPASRPPLVRSDRRWCLQLMEDTRSDFTLTFRQLSEASAEQLHGQNFTQMWALEGLSSHQLFPDWLGLYLPRLRRQQRDDDSGRRNRMKRVNPRYVLRNWMAESAVRKAERNDFSEVALLHRTLSSPFVTQEAAEEAGYAAKPPAWARGLKVSCSS, from the exons ATGGAAATGTGCAGTTTGCAGACAGTTGCACTGATCGCTGCAGTGGCAGCGGCCAGTTTCGCACCAGTATGTCCACAGTTCTGTCCCAGTGTTGACCAGAACTGTCAGGGAACAACGTCAGACTATGTAAGATCGAGGTCGGAAACAAGTGTTTCACCCCTCATTCAGGACCTGGACCAATTTCAAGTGTCCTCCAAGAAGCTCATGG AAGCGTTTCCCATTGACCCGGTTGACGGCAACTTTGTTCGCACGGTTAAAAACTGCGTTTTCTCCAGATCCTTGCCGACCCCCCTCAAAGGTCCACTGAGACTGGCGGCAGTTTCCACG GATGTCATCGAAGGCATCCTGAACTTGGACGTGGCGGCGGCTCGCTCAGAGGAGTTCCTGCGTTACGCTAGCGGCGGCGCTCTGATGGTGGGATCTGAGCCGCTCGCCCACAGATACGGAGGTCATCAG TTTGGGTATTGGGCGGGGCAGCTGGGTGATGGACGAGCACACACTCTGGGCCAGTTCACTAACCG GAACGGTGAAGTTTGGGAACTACAGCTGAAAGGATCCGGGAAAACTCCATATTCAAG GTCCGGAGACGGTCGCGCCGTCGTCCGCTCGTCCGTGAGGGAGTTCCTGTGCAGCGAGGCCATGCACTTCCTGGGCGTTCCCACCAGCAGGGCGGCGAG TCTGATCGTGAGCGACGAGCCGGTGTTGAGGGACCAGTTCTACGATGGAAACGTGAAGGCGGAGAGAG GAGCTGTTGTGCTCCGGGTCGCCCGCTCCTGGTTTCGAATCGGATCCCTGGAAATTCTGTCTGAAAGTGGCGAGTTTGGCCTCCTGAG AGAGCTGATGGACTTTGTGATCGATGAGCATTTTCCTTCCATCAGCTCGGACGACCCAGATAAGTATTTG GTGTTTTACTCCACGGTGGTGAATGAAACGGCTCATCTGATCGCCCGCTGGACGTCGGTCGGCTTCGCTCACG GCGTCTGCAACACGGACaacttcagcctcctctccGTCACCATCGACTACGGGCCGTTCGGCTTCGTGGAGTCCTACGATCCCA GTTTCGTCCCCAACGCCTCCGACGACGAGGGCCGATACAGCATCGGCGCCCAGGCCGGCGTCGGACACTTCAACCTGGGGAAGCTGCTGGCGGCGCTCCGGCCCGTCTTGAcgggagagcagcaggaaga ggcCCAGAGCGTCTTGAACGGCTACGCCGACGTTTACCAGCGGAG GATCCTCCAGCTGTTCAGAGCCAAACTGGGCCTTCTGGGCGAAGAAGAGGACGACGGCTTCCTCATCGCCCTCCTGCTGAAGGTAAGACCGGCGTCTCGGCCTCCTCTTGTTCGGTCTGATCGGCgctggtgtctgcagctgatggaggacACGCGCTCCGACTTCACCTTGACCTTCAGGCAGCTGAGCGAAGCTTCGGCCGAGCAGCTTCACGGCCAAAACTTCACGCAG ATGTGGGCTCTTGAAGGCCTGTCGTCCCACCAGCTCTTCCCTGATTGGCTGGGCCTGTACCTGCCGCGGCTCCGCAG GCAGCAGCGCGATGACGATTCAGGTCGCCGGAACAGGATGAAAC GTGTGAACCCGCGATACGTGCTGAGGAACTGGATGGCTGAGTCCGCTGTGCGGAAGGCCGAGAGGAATGATTTCTCTgag GTGGCGCTCTTGCACCGCACGCTCTCCTCGCCGTTCGTTACACAAGAGGCCGCAGAGGAGGCGGGTTATGCAGCAAAACCTCCAGCCTGGGCTcgggggttaaaggtcagctgctcctcctga
- the LOC130514167 gene encoding protein adenylyltransferase SelO-like isoform X2, with translation MEMCSLQTVALIAAVAAASFAPVCPQFCPSVDQNCQGTTSDYVRSRSETSVSPLIQDLDQFQVSSKKLMEAFPIDPVDGNFVRTVKNCVFSRSLPTPLKGPLRLAAVSTDVIEGILNLDVAAARSEEFLRYASGGALMVGSEPLAHRYGGHQFGYWAGQLGDGRAHTLGQFTNRNGEVWELQLKGSGKTPYSRSGDGRAVVRSSVREFLCSEAMHFLGVPTSRAASLIVSDEPVLRDQFYDGNVKAERGAVVLRVARSWFRIGSLEILSESGEFGLLRELMDFVIDEHFPSISSDDPDKYLVFYSTVVNETAHLIARWTSVGFAHGVCNTDNFSLLSVTIDYGPFGFVESYDPSFVPNASDDEGRYSIGAQAGVGHFNLGKLLAALRPVLTGEQQEEAQSVLNGYADVYQRRILQLFRAKLGLLGEEEDDGFLIALLLKLMEDTRSDFTLTFRQLSEASAEQLHGQNFTQMWALEGLSSHQLFPDWLGLYLPRLRRQQRDDDSGRRNRMKRVNPRYVLRNWMAESAVRKAERNDFSEVALLHRTLSSPFVTQEAAEEAGYAAKPPAWARGLKVSCSS, from the exons ATGGAAATGTGCAGTTTGCAGACAGTTGCACTGATCGCTGCAGTGGCAGCGGCCAGTTTCGCACCAGTATGTCCACAGTTCTGTCCCAGTGTTGACCAGAACTGTCAGGGAACAACGTCAGACTATGTAAGATCGAGGTCGGAAACAAGTGTTTCACCCCTCATTCAGGACCTGGACCAATTTCAAGTGTCCTCCAAGAAGCTCATGG AAGCGTTTCCCATTGACCCGGTTGACGGCAACTTTGTTCGCACGGTTAAAAACTGCGTTTTCTCCAGATCCTTGCCGACCCCCCTCAAAGGTCCACTGAGACTGGCGGCAGTTTCCACG GATGTCATCGAAGGCATCCTGAACTTGGACGTGGCGGCGGCTCGCTCAGAGGAGTTCCTGCGTTACGCTAGCGGCGGCGCTCTGATGGTGGGATCTGAGCCGCTCGCCCACAGATACGGAGGTCATCAG TTTGGGTATTGGGCGGGGCAGCTGGGTGATGGACGAGCACACACTCTGGGCCAGTTCACTAACCG GAACGGTGAAGTTTGGGAACTACAGCTGAAAGGATCCGGGAAAACTCCATATTCAAG GTCCGGAGACGGTCGCGCCGTCGTCCGCTCGTCCGTGAGGGAGTTCCTGTGCAGCGAGGCCATGCACTTCCTGGGCGTTCCCACCAGCAGGGCGGCGAG TCTGATCGTGAGCGACGAGCCGGTGTTGAGGGACCAGTTCTACGATGGAAACGTGAAGGCGGAGAGAG GAGCTGTTGTGCTCCGGGTCGCCCGCTCCTGGTTTCGAATCGGATCCCTGGAAATTCTGTCTGAAAGTGGCGAGTTTGGCCTCCTGAG AGAGCTGATGGACTTTGTGATCGATGAGCATTTTCCTTCCATCAGCTCGGACGACCCAGATAAGTATTTG GTGTTTTACTCCACGGTGGTGAATGAAACGGCTCATCTGATCGCCCGCTGGACGTCGGTCGGCTTCGCTCACG GCGTCTGCAACACGGACaacttcagcctcctctccGTCACCATCGACTACGGGCCGTTCGGCTTCGTGGAGTCCTACGATCCCA GTTTCGTCCCCAACGCCTCCGACGACGAGGGCCGATACAGCATCGGCGCCCAGGCCGGCGTCGGACACTTCAACCTGGGGAAGCTGCTGGCGGCGCTCCGGCCCGTCTTGAcgggagagcagcaggaaga ggcCCAGAGCGTCTTGAACGGCTACGCCGACGTTTACCAGCGGAG GATCCTCCAGCTGTTCAGAGCCAAACTGGGCCTTCTGGGCGAAGAAGAGGACGACGGCTTCCTCATCGCCCTCCTGCTGAAG ctgatggaggacACGCGCTCCGACTTCACCTTGACCTTCAGGCAGCTGAGCGAAGCTTCGGCCGAGCAGCTTCACGGCCAAAACTTCACGCAG ATGTGGGCTCTTGAAGGCCTGTCGTCCCACCAGCTCTTCCCTGATTGGCTGGGCCTGTACCTGCCGCGGCTCCGCAG GCAGCAGCGCGATGACGATTCAGGTCGCCGGAACAGGATGAAAC GTGTGAACCCGCGATACGTGCTGAGGAACTGGATGGCTGAGTCCGCTGTGCGGAAGGCCGAGAGGAATGATTTCTCTgag GTGGCGCTCTTGCACCGCACGCTCTCCTCGCCGTTCGTTACACAAGAGGCCGCAGAGGAGGCGGGTTATGCAGCAAAACCTCCAGCCTGGGCTcgggggttaaaggtcagctgctcctcctga
- the pdss1 gene encoding decaprenyl-diphosphate synthase subunit 1 produces MAVPWWGQCRRSGTSFTCTSLFETAWCFSRPSSASASCLGRTSRRSWSHSEGRQAKLSTPIKPKGSIPTTLFFRQFLGSSPRCYSCRNLHSDAKLKDPFTLAQKDLKSLYDDIRKELFVSKEELKFLCDYYFDGKGKAIRPMIVVLMARALNIHSNRSGDLLPGQRAIAMISEMIHTASLVHDDVIDGSDRRRGKTTINEIWGEKKAILAGDFILSAASMALARIGNITVVKVLSQVIEDLVRGEFMQLGSKENENERFKHYLEKTFKKTASLIANSCKAVSILVNSDPEVQEIAFQYGKNVGIAFQLVDDVLDFTSGASQLGKPSAADLRLGLATGPVLFACQQFPELHAMIMRRFSSKGDVDRAWEYVLQSDGVEQTNYLAQRYCQEAIRHISLLRPSAERDALIRLTEMVLARDK; encoded by the exons ATGGCGGTTCCGTGGTGGGGGCAGTGCCGGCGTTCGGGTACGAGCTTTACCTGTACGAGTTTATTTGAAACGGCGTGGTGCTTTAGCAGACCTTCGTCCGCCTCGGCGTCCTGCTTGGGGCGGACGTCTCGGAGATCTTGGTCGCACAGTGAG GGTCGGCAAGCCAAGCTGTCGACGCCGATAAAGCCAAAAGGTTCAATCCCGACTACGTTATTCTTCAG GCAGTTTTTGGGCTCCTCACCTCGGTGCTACAGCTGCAGGAACCTGCACAGCGATGCAAAGCTGAAGGACCCCTTCACATTGGCCCAGAAGGACTTAAAAAGCCTTTATGATGACATCAGAAAG GAGCTGTTCGTCTCCAAGGAGGAGTTAAAGTTCCTGTGTGACTACTACTTTGATGGGAAGGGCAAAGCCATCCGACCCATGATAGTGGTCCTGATGGCCCGGGCGCTCAACATCCACAGCAACAGATCTGG CGACTTGCTGCCCGGGCAGCGCGCCATCGCCATGATCTCAGAGATGATCCACACCGCCAGCCTGGTGCACGATGACGTCATAGACGGGTCGGACAGGCGCAGGGGAAAGACGACCATCAACGAAATTTGGGGTGAAAAGAAG GCCATCCTGGCTGGAGACTTCATCCTGTCCGCCGCCTCCATGGCCTTGGCTCGGATCGGCAACATCACGGTGGTGAAGGTGCTgtcgcaggtgatcgaggaccTGGTGCGAG GGGAATTCATGCAGCTGGGATCCAAGGAGAACGAGAACGAGCGCTTCAAACACTACCTGGAGAAAACCTTCAAGAAGACGGCGAGCCTCATCGCCAACAGTTGCAAAGCA GTCTCCATTCTGGTGAACTCTGACCCGGAAGTCCAGGAAATAGCCTTCCAGTATGGAAAGAACGTGGGCATCGCCTTTCAG TTGGTGGACGACGTCCTGGACTTCacctcaggagccagtcagctGGGGAAGCCCTCGGCCGCCGACCTCAGGCTGGGCTTGGCCACCGGGCCGGTCCTTTTTGCCTGCCAACAG TTTCCCGAGCTCCACGCCATGATCATGAGGCGGTTCAGCTCCAAAGGAGACGTCGACCGGGCCTGGGAGTACGTCCTCCAG agCGACGGCGTGGAACAGACCAACTACCTGGCCCAACGCTACTGCCAAGAAGCCATCCGGCACATCAGCCTGCTGAGGCCGTCGGCGGAGAGGGACGCCCTCATCAGGCTCACCGAGATGGTGCTCGCCAGAGACAAGTGA